A region from the Clostridium beijerinckii genome encodes:
- a CDS encoding DNA repair protein RadA, translating to MKKKTLYRCLSCGFESIKWLGKCPTCNSWNTLEEVVVESKSLQTRVRQASKKPIKKLLEVVSNKSDRIVTGINEFDRVMGGGVVKDSISIITARPGAGKSTLLLQISDAIAQKGYKVIYASGEESDTQIKNRADRILDKIHENIWVVQETSLDNVLDAVEEINPDMLIVDSIQTFTMEASLPARAGSPTQTMECANALLQIAKNEKKPRAVIVVGQMTKNDELAGLRALEHLVDTVLIIEDDNDEELRVLVSSKNRFGSIENGFFQMCEKGVISIDNPSEFFMTKREEGEIVSGSALTVIKEGTRAIITEIESLVSKSFTPYPTRIGETLGKDKLNTLISILEQRGGINLYDKNVIIKTTGGIKIREQGINLAVIMSIVSSVKQRGIESNIAFIADVGLTGELKKVPSLESRVKELERMGFKKVYVPKNSFMRENSFEKIEVIELKTLTNVINHVYND from the coding sequence ATGAAAAAGAAAACACTATATAGATGCTTGAGCTGTGGCTTTGAAAGTATAAAGTGGCTTGGAAAATGTCCAACATGTAATAGTTGGAATACATTAGAAGAAGTCGTTGTTGAATCAAAAAGTTTGCAAACAAGAGTAAGGCAAGCATCTAAAAAGCCAATAAAAAAATTATTAGAAGTAGTTTCCAATAAAAGCGATAGAATAGTTACAGGAATAAATGAATTTGATAGAGTAATGGGTGGAGGAGTTGTAAAAGATTCAATTTCGATTATAACTGCTAGACCAGGTGCTGGAAAATCAACATTACTTCTTCAAATCTCAGATGCTATAGCGCAAAAGGGATATAAAGTAATTTATGCATCTGGAGAAGAAAGTGACACTCAAATAAAAAATAGAGCAGATAGAATTCTTGATAAAATTCACGAGAATATATGGGTAGTACAAGAAACAAGTCTTGATAATGTTTTAGATGCAGTTGAAGAAATAAATCCTGATATGCTGATTGTAGATAGTATTCAAACATTTACGATGGAAGCGTCATTACCAGCAAGAGCGGGTTCTCCGACACAAACTATGGAGTGTGCTAATGCACTACTTCAGATTGCTAAAAATGAAAAGAAACCAAGGGCAGTTATTGTGGTAGGTCAAATGACTAAGAATGATGAACTTGCAGGACTTCGGGCATTAGAACATTTAGTTGATACAGTTCTTATAATAGAAGATGACAATGATGAAGAATTACGTGTGCTTGTAAGCTCAAAAAATAGATTTGGCAGCATTGAAAATGGATTTTTTCAAATGTGTGAGAAAGGCGTTATCTCAATAGATAACCCATCAGAGTTTTTTATGACAAAGCGCGAAGAAGGAGAAATAGTTTCTGGAAGTGCATTGACTGTAATTAAAGAAGGAACACGAGCGATTATAACTGAGATAGAGAGTTTAGTATCTAAAAGCTTTACTCCATATCCTACACGTATAGGAGAAACATTAGGTAAAGATAAATTAAATACATTAATATCTATATTAGAACAACGTGGAGGTATTAATCTGTATGATAAAAATGTAATTATTAAAACTACTGGTGGTATAAAAATAAGAGAACAAGGAATTAATTTAGCTGTAATAATGAGCATAGTATCATCTGTAAAGCAACGAGGTATAGAGTCTAATATTGCATTTATAGCAGACGTAGGATTAACTGGTGAACTTAAAAAGGTACCATCGTTGGAAAGTAGAGTTAAAGAACTTGAGAGGATGGGATTTAAAAAAGTTTATGTCCCAAAGAATTCATTTATGAGAGAAAATAGCTTTGAAAAAATTGAAGTGATTGAATTAAAGACGTTAACAAATGTAATAAATCATGTATACAATGATTAA
- a CDS encoding cysteine--tRNA ligase: MRIYNTLTKQKEEFIPIIPGEVKMYVCGPTVYNFFHIGNGRTFIVFDTIRRYLEYRGYKVTFIQNFTDIDDKMINKANDEGVTVKELGDKYIKEYYQDADALQLHRATVNPRATEYIEDIIRFVEELIEGGFAYEVDGDVYYSTKKFSEYGKLAGQNLDDLQAGARISVDERKKDSMDFAIWKSQKPNEPAWESPWGLGRPGWHIECSCMAKKLLGDTIDIHAGGMDLKFPHHENEIAQSEAVTGKPFAHYWIHSAFVNVDNKKMSKSLNNFFTAREILAEYDSDAVRFLMLSGHYRIQINFTKELLDSAKSSIERLYNCINNLENLKEEVNKKTMDKEEQDYLKSLDKYREKFVEKMDDDFNTADAISVLFDLTKDINNNININSSIELCEKAEDLIRELGNPLGILQNHMKKDLEVEIQELIDKRQQARKDKDFALSDKIRDDLKARNIILEDTPQGVRWKKID; the protein is encoded by the coding sequence ATGAGGATATATAATACTTTAACTAAACAAAAAGAAGAGTTTATCCCTATTATTCCAGGTGAAGTTAAAATGTATGTTTGTGGGCCAACTGTTTATAACTTCTTTCATATAGGTAATGGGAGAACATTTATTGTCTTTGATACTATCAGAAGATATTTAGAATACAGGGGATATAAAGTTACATTTATTCAAAATTTTACAGATATAGATGATAAGATGATTAATAAGGCAAATGATGAGGGTGTAACTGTAAAAGAACTTGGAGACAAATATATTAAAGAATATTATCAAGATGCTGATGCACTTCAACTACATAGAGCAACAGTTAACCCTAGAGCGACAGAGTATATTGAAGATATAATAAGATTTGTTGAAGAGTTAATTGAAGGTGGATTCGCTTATGAAGTAGATGGAGATGTATATTATAGTACGAAAAAATTTAGTGAGTATGGAAAATTAGCGGGTCAAAATTTAGATGATTTACAAGCCGGTGCGAGGATTTCTGTTGATGAAAGAAAGAAAGATTCAATGGACTTTGCAATTTGGAAGTCACAAAAGCCAAATGAGCCTGCATGGGAGAGTCCTTGGGGTCTTGGAAGGCCAGGTTGGCATATAGAATGTTCATGTATGGCAAAAAAATTATTAGGAGATACAATTGATATTCATGCTGGTGGAATGGATTTGAAATTTCCACATCATGAAAATGAAATAGCTCAAAGTGAAGCTGTAACAGGTAAACCCTTTGCACATTATTGGATACATTCAGCATTTGTTAATGTAGACAATAAAAAAATGTCAAAATCATTAAATAATTTTTTTACTGCTAGAGAGATTCTTGCAGAATACGATTCAGATGCAGTAAGGTTTTTAATGTTATCAGGGCATTATAGAATTCAAATAAACTTTACTAAAGAACTTTTAGATTCAGCAAAATCATCAATAGAGAGATTATATAATTGTATAAATAATCTTGAAAATTTAAAAGAAGAAGTTAATAAAAAAACAATGGATAAAGAAGAACAAGATTATTTAAAATCTCTAGATAAATATAGAGAAAAATTCGTTGAAAAAATGGATGATGATTTTAATACTGCAGACGCAATTTCAGTATTGTTTGATTTAACAAAGGATATTAATAATAATATTAATATAAATTCATCTATAGAATTATGTGAGAAAGCAGAAGATTTAATTAGAGAGCTTGGAAATCCACTTGGAATTCTTCAAAATCATATGAAGAAAGATTTGGAAGTTGAGATTCAAGAACTTATTGATAAAAGACAACAAGCGAGAAAAGATAAAGACTTCGCTTTATCAGATAAGATAAGAGATGACTTGAAGGCTAGAAATATAATTTTAGAAGACACACCACAAGGAGTTAGATGGAAAAAGATTGATTAA
- a CDS encoding proline--tRNA ligase, whose product MKMSNMLISTLREVPAEAEIDSHKLMLRSGMIRKMAAGVYNYLPLGLKVLKNVENIVREEMNAADAQEFLASAIIPAELWQESGRWDAYGAEMFRLKDRGERDFCLGPTHEEVFTDIARNEIKSYKQLPLNLYQIQTKYRDERRPRFGIMRSREFVMKDAYSFDKDQAGLDLTYDKMHDAYVKIFNRCGLDAKCVAADSGAIGGSNSAEFMVKSEVGEDDVVFCTQCDYAANIEKATSKLEEVEKEELMAVEKVATPNSRGIDEVSEFLNISPKKTVKTLLYNVDGKIVAVFVRGDREVNEVKVANASNASGDIEMASHEEYTNATGCDIGFAGPIGIKADLILVDEEVKSMYNFVGGANETGYHIQNVNYGRDFEGTIGDFRKVTEGEMCPVCGGKITIARGTEVGHIFKLGTKYSESMNANFIDEDGKEKPFIMGCYGIGVTRTMASIIEQHHDENGIVWPLSVAPYHVSVIPVNVKDEEQIKVANEIYEELISMGIEALLDDRNERAGVKFKDSELMGIPMRVTVGKKIGDGEVEFKLRDGEMEVIKISDVNNIVKNQFEKNNLKLR is encoded by the coding sequence ATGAAAATGTCTAATATGTTAATATCAACATTAAGAGAAGTACCAGCAGAAGCAGAAATCGATAGCCATAAACTTATGTTAAGATCTGGAATGATAAGAAAAATGGCAGCAGGAGTATATAACTATTTACCACTTGGATTAAAAGTTTTAAAAAACGTAGAAAATATAGTAAGGGAAGAAATGAATGCAGCAGATGCACAAGAGTTTTTAGCTTCAGCTATTATTCCAGCAGAATTATGGCAAGAGTCCGGTAGATGGGATGCATATGGAGCAGAAATGTTCAGATTGAAAGATAGAGGAGAACGAGATTTTTGTTTGGGACCTACTCACGAGGAAGTTTTTACTGATATAGCAAGAAATGAAATTAAATCATATAAGCAATTACCACTTAATTTGTATCAAATTCAAACTAAATATAGAGATGAGCGTAGACCAAGATTTGGAATTATGAGATCTAGAGAATTTGTTATGAAAGATGCATATAGCTTTGACAAAGATCAAGCAGGCTTAGATTTAACATATGACAAAATGCATGATGCATATGTTAAAATATTCAATAGATGTGGATTAGATGCTAAGTGTGTTGCAGCAGATTCTGGCGCTATTGGTGGGTCTAATTCAGCAGAATTTATGGTTAAATCAGAAGTTGGAGAAGATGATGTAGTATTCTGTACTCAATGTGATTATGCAGCAAATATTGAAAAAGCAACTTCTAAATTAGAAGAAGTTGAAAAGGAAGAATTAATGGCTGTAGAAAAGGTAGCAACTCCAAATAGTAGAGGAATAGATGAGGTATCAGAATTTTTAAATATATCTCCTAAAAAGACAGTTAAAACTTTACTATATAATGTTGATGGAAAAATCGTTGCTGTGTTTGTAAGAGGAGATAGAGAAGTTAATGAAGTTAAAGTTGCTAATGCTTCAAATGCTTCGGGAGATATAGAAATGGCTTCCCATGAAGAATATACAAATGCAACTGGATGTGATATTGGATTTGCTGGACCGATAGGAATAAAAGCTGACTTGATATTGGTGGATGAAGAAGTAAAAAGTATGTATAATTTTGTTGGTGGAGCAAATGAAACTGGATATCATATACAAAATGTAAACTATGGCAGAGATTTTGAAGGAACAATTGGTGACTTTAGAAAAGTAACTGAAGGTGAAATGTGTCCAGTCTGTGGTGGGAAAATTACTATTGCCAGAGGAACGGAAGTTGGTCATATATTTAAGCTTGGAACTAAATATTCAGAATCTATGAATGCCAATTTTATTGATGAGGATGGGAAAGAAAAACCATTTATAATGGGTTGCTACGGTATTGGAGTTACAAGAACAATGGCATCTATAATTGAACAACATCACGATGAAAATGGAATAGTATGGCCATTGTCAGTTGCTCCATATCATGTTTCAGTAATTCCTGTAAATGTTAAAGATGAGGAACAAATAAAAGTAGCAAATGAGATATATGAAGAATTAATAAGTATGGGAATAGAAGCACTTCTAGATGATAGAAATGAAAGAGCAGGAGTGAAATTTAAAGATTCAGAATTAATGGGAATACCAATGCGAGTAACTGTAGGTAAAAAAATTGGTGACGGAGAAGTTGAATTTAAGCTTAGAGATGGTGAAATGGAAGTAATAAAAATAAGTGATGTTAATAATATAGTAAAAAATCAATTTGAAAAAAACAATTTAAAACTAAGATAA
- a CDS encoding 23S rRNA (guanosine(2251)-2'-O)-methyltransferase RlmB, protein MQGKSKNFNSKGRFIKNEKNDEKIKVRDKDYSETKSKMKKENTAEVSLSKENSQVEEREDIVIGRNAVIETLKGDRTIETLYISNNKLEGSINTIISLAKEKRVLIKEVDKRKLDTMSDGGTHQGVIAKVTPYKYFEVSDILALAEERGETPFIVILDEVEDPHNLGSIVRTAELFGVHGIIIPKRRSASVSATVYKSSVGAIEHVKIAKVTNLNATIEDLKQKGIWVYGADIRAKEYSYQIDFSGPCAVIIGNEGRGISKLTVQKCDKLIKIPMVGKINSLNASVAGGIIMYEVLKGRLK, encoded by the coding sequence ATGCAAGGTAAGTCGAAAAATTTTAATTCAAAAGGTAGATTTATTAAAAACGAAAAGAATGATGAAAAAATTAAAGTAAGAGATAAAGATTATAGTGAAACTAAAAGTAAAATGAAAAAAGAAAATACTGCAGAAGTCAGTCTAAGTAAAGAAAACAGTCAAGTTGAAGAAAGAGAAGATATAGTTATTGGTAGAAATGCAGTAATTGAGACTCTAAAAGGAGATAGAACAATTGAAACGTTGTACATATCTAATAATAAACTGGAAGGGTCAATAAATACAATTATTAGTTTAGCAAAAGAAAAAAGAGTATTAATTAAAGAAGTTGATAAAAGAAAACTTGACACAATGAGTGATGGGGGAACGCATCAAGGAGTAATAGCAAAGGTAACACCTTACAAATATTTTGAAGTATCAGACATATTAGCTTTGGCTGAAGAAAGAGGAGAAACTCCATTCATTGTTATATTAGATGAAGTTGAAGATCCACATAATTTAGGATCAATAGTACGGACGGCAGAATTATTTGGAGTACATGGAATTATAATTCCAAAGAGAAGGAGTGCATCTGTAAGTGCAACAGTATACAAATCTTCAGTGGGTGCAATAGAACATGTAAAAATAGCTAAAGTAACAAATTTAAATGCAACAATAGAAGATTTAAAACAAAAAGGCATTTGGGTTTACGGAGCAGATATAAGAGCAAAGGAATACAGTTATCAAATAGACTTTAGCGGCCCTTGTGCGGTTATAATTGGAAACGAAGGCAGAGGTATTTCCAAATTAACAGTACAAAAATGTGATAAACTAATAAAGATACCAATGGTCGGAAAGATTAACTCTTTAAATGCCTCGGTAGCTGGTGGTATAATTATGTATGAAGTTTTAAAAGGGCGATTAAAATAG
- a CDS encoding PIN domain nuclease: protein MLKKLLRGIFSIIGIIIGYFISEILMTIPQIASLAYLSTAIARIIFVIIMCFIFGIILYIITPSIYKGISNLIEYIEKSMQKMSITEIIYGTVGAVIALILMTLIAKPISDISKSIGPILLIIGNVVAAIIGAEIMIKKKDDITALLVNIKKPAIKEKKAKDAVKEVIKGIPKILDTSVIIDGRIFDICETGFVEGPLVIPNFVLDELRHISDSSDSLKRNRGRRGLDILNRIQKELAIETQIVDDDFPKIAEVDAKLLKLAQKIDGKVITNDYNLNKVAEFQGVPVLNINELSNAIKPVVLPGEEMRIDIVKDGKESSQGVAYLEDGTMIVVEGGKKYIGQTTDVIVTSVLQTAAGRMIFAKPKDN from the coding sequence GTGTTAAAAAAATTATTAAGGGGAATTTTCTCTATAATTGGAATAATAATAGGATATTTTATATCTGAAATATTGATGACAATACCCCAGATTGCTAGTTTAGCTTACCTTTCAACTGCTATCGCTAGAATTATATTTGTTATTATTATGTGTTTTATTTTTGGAATTATATTGTATATTATTACGCCTAGTATATATAAGGGTATTTCTAATTTAATTGAATATATTGAAAAAAGTATGCAAAAAATGAGTATAACTGAGATAATTTATGGAACTGTAGGAGCTGTTATTGCTTTAATTCTTATGACACTTATTGCAAAACCAATAAGCGATATAAGCAAATCAATAGGACCAATTTTGTTAATTATAGGGAATGTAGTAGCAGCTATAATAGGTGCAGAAATAATGATTAAGAAGAAAGATGATATAACAGCTCTTCTTGTTAACATCAAAAAGCCTGCAATAAAAGAAAAGAAAGCTAAAGATGCAGTTAAAGAAGTTATCAAAGGAATTCCAAAGATATTAGATACATCAGTTATAATTGATGGAAGAATATTTGATATATGTGAAACAGGATTCGTGGAAGGTCCGTTGGTTATACCTAATTTTGTATTAGATGAATTAAGACATATCTCAGATTCCTCAGACTCCTTAAAAAGAAATAGGGGTAGAAGAGGATTAGATATATTAAATAGAATACAAAAGGAATTAGCAATAGAAACTCAAATCGTAGATGATGACTTTCCTAAAATTGCAGAAGTTGATGCAAAGTTGCTGAAACTTGCTCAAAAGATAGATGGAAAAGTTATAACTAATGATTACAATTTAAACAAAGTAGCTGAGTTTCAAGGCGTACCAGTATTAAATATAAATGAATTATCAAATGCAATAAAACCTGTTGTATTACCAGGTGAAGAAATGAGAATTGATATAGTAAAAGATGGCAAAGAATCAAGTCAAGGAGTAGCATATTTAGAAGATGGAACTATGATTGTTGTTGAAGGTGGGAAAAAATATATAGGACAAACAACAGATGTTATAGTTACCTCAGTTCTTCAAACAGCAGCAGGAAGAATGATTTTTGCAAAGCCAAAAGATAATTAG
- a CDS encoding Mini-ribonuclease 3 yields MLDDLRVREFSKDEARMLNPLQLAIIGDAVFEIFVRNYILTQNTALSANKIHVKAIGYVKAKSQSNIMHEIEGLLNEEEEAVYKRGRNAKSPTVPKNAEVRDYRMATGFEALVGYLYLTGNKERLEFIFNKSVEGVK; encoded by the coding sequence ATGTTAGATGATTTAAGAGTTAGGGAATTTTCAAAAGATGAGGCAAGAATGTTAAATCCACTTCAATTAGCAATAATAGGGGATGCTGTATTTGAAATTTTTGTTAGAAATTATATTTTGACACAAAATACAGCGTTATCAGCAAACAAGATCCACGTTAAAGCTATTGGATATGTTAAAGCCAAAAGTCAATCCAATATAATGCATGAAATTGAAGGTCTTTTAAATGAGGAAGAAGAAGCTGTTTACAAGCGAGGAAGAAATGCCAAGTCGCCTACAGTTCCTAAAAATGCAGAGGTAAGAGATTATAGGATGGCAACAGGATTTGAGGCATTAGTAGGATATTTATATTTAACAGGAAATAAAGAAAGACTAGAATTCATATTTAATAAAAGCGTTGAAGGCGTAAAATAA
- the ispD gene encoding 2-C-methyl-D-erythritol 4-phosphate cytidylyltransferase, which translates to MVSAIVLAGGRGKRMGSVQSKQYIDLNGKPILYYTLKQFIKNDLVDKIILVIPEDEKSYCKNEVLDKYGLIVDRLVFGGKERQDSVYNALVELEGSDIVLIHDGARPFVSQRIINDAIKYARIYKATAPGVMPKDTIKVKDENNFSIDTLIRNNLVAIQTPQAFNFNMIYECHKKVKERGIMVTDDTKVVELFGNKVYIYEGDYTNIKITTQEDLILAEYLVKK; encoded by the coding sequence ATGGTTAGTGCAATAGTATTAGCAGGAGGAAGAGGTAAGAGAATGGGTTCTGTCCAAAGCAAACAATATATTGATTTGAATGGAAAACCCATTCTTTATTACACTCTTAAACAGTTTATAAAAAATGATTTAGTTGATAAGATTATTTTAGTAATTCCAGAAGATGAAAAAAGTTATTGTAAGAATGAAGTGTTAGATAAATATGGATTAATAGTTGATAGATTAGTATTTGGAGGAAAAGAAAGACAGGATTCTGTGTATAATGCTTTAGTCGAATTGGAAGGCTCAGATATAGTGTTAATTCATGATGGAGCAAGACCTTTTGTGTCACAAAGAATTATAAATGACGCTATTAAATATGCTAGAATCTATAAAGCTACAGCACCAGGAGTAATGCCCAAAGATACTATAAAAGTTAAAGATGAAAACAACTTTTCAATAGATACATTAATCAGAAACAATCTTGTTGCTATTCAAACTCCTCAAGCTTTTAATTTTAATATGATATATGAATGTCATAAAAAAGTTAAAGAAAGAGGAATAATGGTTACTGATGATACTAAGGTAGTAGAACTTTTTGGAAATAAGGTTTATATTTATGAAGGTGATTATACGAATATAAAAATAACAACACAAGAAGATTTGATTTTGGCAGAATATTTGGTAAAAAAGTAG
- a CDS encoding RNA-binding protein, whose translation MKTIFVDGYNVVNSWPNLKQKKDSSFEGARQTLIDKLHNYGVFKACKIILVFDAHKVIGSVEKKEEVNKNISVVFTKDGETADSYIEKKVNSLGRKHEIVVVTSDNLEQQIIFQRGAVRMSSLEFYNEVLDIEKSIKLKSDKNKSTQKNSISDNIDDNIVKILEEIRRGK comes from the coding sequence GTGAAAACTATTTTTGTAGATGGGTATAATGTGGTAAATAGCTGGCCTAATTTAAAGCAAAAAAAAGATTCTAGCTTCGAGGGTGCAAGACAAACCTTGATAGATAAGCTGCATAATTATGGAGTTTTTAAAGCTTGTAAAATAATATTAGTATTTGATGCACATAAAGTTATAGGTAGTGTAGAAAAAAAAGAAGAAGTAAACAAAAATATTTCTGTGGTTTTTACAAAAGATGGAGAAACAGCAGATAGCTATATTGAAAAAAAAGTAAACTCATTAGGAAGAAAACATGAAATAGTTGTAGTTACTTCGGATAACTTAGAACAACAAATTATTTTTCAGCGAGGTGCAGTTAGAATGTCATCCTTAGAATTTTATAATGAGGTACTAGATATAGAAAAATCTATAAAGCTTAAAAGTGATAAAAATAAAAGCACACAAAAAAATAGTATAAGTGATAATATAGATGACAATATAGTGAAAATATTAGAAGAAATTAGAAGAGGCAAGTAA
- the trxB gene encoding thioredoxin-disulfide reductase → MSKEKKELDLIIIGGGPAGLTAAMYAGRAKLNTLLLENEIVGGQVRNSYTIENYPGFKSIDGGELADIFQAQAEALGAKIDEFDSIQDIDISDDKKIIETETYIYDTKTIIIATGAAPKKIPIPQESQFSGKGIHYCAICDGAMYQGKDIAVVGGGNSALEEAIFLTRFAEKVYLIRRYDYFKGEQALIDEVFNNPKIEVLLNQDLVEAKGNSFLESVMIKNTKTQEISTLKMDAVFGCIGTKPRTDLIKDYLKLNEQGYIIADEDMQTNIKGVYAAGDVRQKKYRQITTAVADGTVALLNAEKYIEKENLTPIK, encoded by the coding sequence ATGAGTAAAGAAAAAAAAGAATTAGATTTAATTATAATTGGTGGAGGTCCAGCTGGACTTACAGCAGCTATGTATGCAGGTAGAGCTAAATTAAATACATTATTATTAGAAAATGAAATTGTAGGAGGACAAGTTAGAAATAGTTATACTATAGAAAATTATCCTGGATTTAAGTCTATAGACGGTGGAGAATTAGCAGATATATTTCAAGCACAGGCAGAAGCACTTGGTGCTAAAATTGATGAATTTGATTCTATTCAAGATATAGATATTTCAGATGATAAAAAAATAATTGAAACTGAAACATATATATATGACACTAAAACTATAATAATTGCGACAGGAGCAGCACCTAAAAAAATACCAATTCCACAAGAAAGTCAATTTTCAGGAAAGGGAATTCATTATTGTGCTATTTGTGATGGAGCAATGTACCAAGGGAAAGATATAGCAGTTGTAGGTGGGGGAAATTCAGCATTAGAAGAGGCTATATTTTTAACTAGATTCGCTGAAAAAGTTTATTTAATAAGAAGATATGATTACTTTAAAGGGGAACAGGCATTAATAGATGAAGTCTTTAATAATCCTAAAATAGAAGTATTGCTAAATCAAGATTTAGTAGAAGCTAAAGGTAATAGTTTTTTAGAATCAGTAATGATTAAGAATACAAAGACTCAAGAAATTAGTACATTAAAGATGGATGCTGTTTTTGGATGTATAGGAACTAAGCCTAGAACTGATTTGATAAAAGATTATTTGAAATTAAATGAGCAAGGATATATAATCGCAGATGAAGATATGCAAACAAATATTAAAGGTGTGTATGCAGCTGGGGATGTTAGACAGAAAAAATATAGACAAATAACAACTGCTGTTGCAGATGGCACGGTTGCACTTTTGAATGCAGAAAAATATATTGAAAAAGAAAATTTGACGCCAATTAAGTAA
- a CDS encoding NrdH-redoxin, which produces MIKVYTTNTCPWCVKVKNYLKSENIEFQELNVQDDMEAREEMIKKSNQMGVPVLDINNNIIIGFDKPAILNALGK; this is translated from the coding sequence ATGATAAAAGTATATACTACTAATACTTGTCCTTGGTGCGTTAAGGTAAAAAACTATCTTAAATCAGAAAATATTGAATTTCAAGAATTAAATGTTCAAGATGATATGGAAGCTAGAGAAGAAATGATAAAAAAATCAAATCAAATGGGTGTTCCAGTATTAGATATTAATAATAACATTATCATAGGATTTGATAAACCAGCTATTTTAAATGCTTTAGGCAAATAA
- a CDS encoding DNA integrity scanning protein DisA: MRIEKGIGIKNVLKIMCPGTQLRDGLENILRAKTGGLIVIGDDEEVMNLVDGGFYINSEYTPSYAYELAKMDGAIVITGDLKRIVCANAQLIPDSSIPTYETGTRHRTAHRVAKQTNKVVIAISQRRNIITMYKGDIKYVLRESSIILSKANQAIQTLEKYVAVLERVINNLNLLEFEDLTTLFDVVTAIQRTEMVMRIVEEINMYILELGNEGRLISMQLNELIKHIERDGILLIRDYCGDGLQYNEVYEHIQRLNASELSDLDAISKVIGHGGTPLMDTLISPKGYRVLSKVPRIPSNVIDNLIKEFKELSNIIDADIADLDNVEGIGETRATAIRNGLKRIKEQVSLKKEIY; the protein is encoded by the coding sequence ATGAGAATAGAAAAGGGAATAGGAATAAAAAATGTCTTAAAGATAATGTGCCCAGGCACTCAACTAAGGGACGGCCTTGAAAATATATTAAGAGCTAAGACAGGAGGACTAATAGTAATTGGGGACGATGAAGAAGTTATGAATCTAGTTGATGGCGGATTTTATATTAACTCAGAGTATACTCCTTCATATGCATATGAATTGGCTAAAATGGATGGTGCCATAGTAATAACTGGAGATTTAAAGAGAATTGTCTGTGCCAATGCTCAATTAATACCTGATTCATCTATTCCAACTTATGAAACAGGAACTAGACATAGAACAGCACATAGAGTAGCTAAACAAACTAATAAAGTAGTAATTGCAATTTCTCAACGAAGAAATATAATAACCATGTATAAAGGCGATATAAAATATGTATTAAGAGAAAGTAGCATAATTCTAAGTAAGGCTAATCAAGCAATTCAAACATTAGAAAAATATGTTGCAGTACTTGAACGTGTTATTAATAATTTGAATTTATTAGAATTTGAAGATTTAACAACACTTTTTGATGTAGTTACAGCAATTCAAAGAACTGAAATGGTAATGAGAATAGTAGAAGAAATTAATATGTATATATTAGAACTTGGAAATGAAGGAAGATTAATATCTATGCAACTTAATGAACTGATTAAGCACATAGAGAGAGATGGGATATTATTAATTAGGGATTATTGTGGGGATGGATTGCAATATAATGAGGTATATGAACATATTCAAAGATTAAATGCATCAGAACTATCAGATTTAGATGCAATTTCAAAGGTGATAGGCCATGGAGGGACTCCTCTCATGGATACACTAATATCTCCAAAGGGATATAGAGTATTAAGTAAAGTACCAAGGATACCATCAAATGTTATTGATAATCTTATAAAAGAATTTAAAGAACTAAGTAATATAATAGATGCAGATATAGCTGATTTAGATAATGTTGAAGGGATAGGAGAAACTAGAGCTACTGCTATTAGAAATGGCTTGAAACGTATAAAAGAACAAGTATCATTAAAAAAAGAAATATATTAA